In Streptomyces roseifaciens, a single genomic region encodes these proteins:
- a CDS encoding DUF3592 domain-containing protein has protein sequence MGGDGLLIAASVVIALPLLVVAGALCGAGPGTCVVILGFAFVLFAGPAMDDYVLDQRGVRYEAVIDDVSSYHRKHDTGHTCTVVRSDSGQSLTYRIDDSDGCEKDFEPGQRVTLVVDPKDWLATRLSSKANGLSHGMAWTVGGLLAAMEAFILYGRLRRRPRFA, from the coding sequence GTGGGCGGGGACGGTCTGCTGATAGCCGCCAGCGTCGTGATCGCCCTGCCCCTCCTGGTCGTGGCCGGCGCCCTGTGCGGAGCCGGGCCCGGCACCTGTGTGGTGATCCTCGGGTTCGCCTTCGTCCTCTTCGCCGGGCCTGCGATGGACGACTACGTGCTGGATCAGCGCGGCGTTCGGTACGAGGCCGTGATAGACGACGTCAGCAGCTACCACAGGAAGCACGATACGGGGCATACCTGCACCGTCGTCCGGTCGGACTCCGGACAGAGTCTGACCTACCGGATCGACGACTCCGACGGTTGCGAGAAGGACTTCGAGCCGGGGCAGCGCGTGACGCTGGTGGTGGATCCCAAGGACTGGCTGGCGACAAGGCTGAGCAGCAAAGCCAACGGGCTGTCACACGGCATGGCCTGGACCGTTGGGGGGCTGTTGGCGGCCATGGAGGCCTTCATCCTCTACGGTCGGCTACGCCGCCGGCCCCGCTTCGCCTGA